The proteins below are encoded in one region of bacterium:
- a CDS encoding diaminopimelate epimerase, whose protein sequence is MTGPAWRLPFTKMHGAGNDFVFLDHRELPAGWQATREVVAFLCDRRLGVGADGLIVVGPGRAGETDFRMTYYNADGGEAEMCGNGARCTVAFARARGLCGEECRFDTFSGVLSGRVHGPEDIAVTLPAWKDLDLAVELPDSPFAAHYACNTGVPHLVIPVDDIEDFDLRRWGAALRHHDRFAPAGTNVNWVQRDPASGEFLLRTYERGVEDETLACGTGASATAVVLSRLGQAGNPVAVRTRGGDLLRITVGGDDRRLELRGPAVTSFTGEIATAHPRKESTT, encoded by the coding sequence ATGACCGGACCGGCCTGGCGCCTGCCGTTCACCAAGATGCACGGGGCGGGCAACGACTTCGTCTTCCTCGACCACCGCGAACTGCCCGCGGGCTGGCAGGCCACCCGGGAGGTCGTGGCCTTCCTCTGCGACCGGCGCCTCGGCGTGGGGGCCGACGGTCTGATCGTGGTGGGGCCGGGCCGCGCCGGCGAGACCGACTTCCGCATGACCTACTACAACGCCGACGGCGGCGAGGCCGAGATGTGCGGCAACGGCGCCCGCTGCACCGTCGCCTTCGCCCGGGCCCGCGGGCTGTGCGGCGAGGAGTGCCGCTTCGACACCTTCAGCGGCGTGTTGTCGGGGCGGGTGCACGGGCCGGAGGACATCGCCGTCACCCTGCCCGCCTGGAAGGATCTCGACCTGGCCGTCGAACTGCCGGACAGCCCCTTCGCCGCGCACTACGCCTGCAACACGGGCGTGCCCCACCTGGTGATCCCCGTCGACGACATCGAGGATTTCGACCTGCGCCGCTGGGGCGCGGCCCTCCGCCACCACGACCGGTTCGCCCCCGCCGGCACCAACGTCAACTGGGTGCAGCGGGACCCGGCGAGCGGCGAGTTCCTGCTGCGGACCTACGAGCGCGGCGTCGAGGACGAGACCCTGGCCTGCGGCACTGGCGCATCGGCCACGGCGGTGGTACTGTCGCGTCTCGGACAGGCCGGCAATCCGGTGGCCGTCCGCACCCGCGGCGGCGACCTGCTGCGCATCACCGTCGGCGGGGACGACCGCCGGCTCGAGCTCCGCGGCCCGGCGGTGACGAGCTTCACCGGCGAGATCGCGACCGCCCACCCGCGCAAGGAGTCGACGACATGA